In Blastopirellula sp. J2-11, a single genomic region encodes these proteins:
- a CDS encoding NRAMP family divalent metal transporter, with amino-acid sequence MSEATIEKQSGFSFFRIVKAIGPAIIVASVVLGPGSILSNSKVGSAYGYDMIWVLGIASVFMALTVFLAAVLGISYQHTPFTEIANRLGRPVSVVIGLVFFLITSCFQFTNNLAIIDVVNIATGSLSAESGGPTFLAQFGSLIAIVLVNLGLIWALYGSSTPYRFIEKMMMLMVGIMLLGFVVNLVVVQPSITGILGGMVPKLPAGGTSPENIVMLLGMFGTTFSIAGAFYQIYAVREKNWKHDDLANGIVDSIAGIAVLGGISFIIMVTSAAVLQGVQLNNITDVAKQLEPLIGPQAKVMFCIGLSAGAFSSLLVNALIGGTALSDSLGMSASVKDAPVKALTVAGLMIGMLVAIAINWLEMSNVQLIVTAQALTVIGVPLLAFAMLFLSIQLKPSRLKVAACCIATASLILAILLSGRMLMSLIQRMMG; translated from the coding sequence ATGTCGGAAGCGACGATTGAGAAACAAAGCGGATTTTCATTTTTCCGGATCGTAAAAGCGATTGGACCGGCGATCATTGTCGCTTCGGTCGTATTGGGACCCGGCAGTATTTTGTCGAACTCGAAAGTCGGCTCGGCATACGGGTACGACATGATCTGGGTCTTGGGAATCGCATCGGTTTTTATGGCGCTGACCGTCTTTTTGGCGGCGGTCTTGGGGATCAGCTACCAGCACACGCCGTTTACCGAGATCGCCAATCGGTTAGGGCGACCTGTTTCGGTCGTGATCGGACTGGTCTTCTTTCTCATCACCAGTTGTTTTCAATTCACCAATAACCTGGCGATTATTGATGTGGTGAATATCGCTACGGGGTCGTTAAGCGCCGAGTCTGGAGGCCCCACTTTTTTGGCGCAGTTTGGTTCGCTCATCGCGATCGTGTTGGTCAACTTGGGGTTGATCTGGGCGTTGTACGGCAGCAGCACGCCGTATCGTTTTATTGAAAAGATGATGATGCTGATGGTCGGCATCATGCTGTTGGGGTTCGTGGTCAATTTGGTGGTCGTGCAACCGTCGATCACCGGCATCTTGGGCGGCATGGTTCCGAAGCTGCCGGCCGGGGGAACTTCGCCAGAGAACATCGTCATGCTGCTTGGAATGTTCGGCACCACCTTTTCGATTGCAGGCGCCTTCTATCAGATTTACGCGGTCCGCGAAAAGAATTGGAAACATGATGATCTGGCGAATGGAATCGTCGATTCGATCGCCGGTATCGCCGTGCTGGGAGGCATCAGCTTTATCATCATGGTCACTTCGGCGGCGGTCCTTCAAGGAGTTCAACTCAACAACATTACCGATGTAGCGAAGCAACTAGAGCCGTTGATCGGCCCGCAAGCGAAGGTGATGTTTTGCATTGGTCTGTCGGCCGGAGCATTCAGCTCGCTGTTGGTCAACGCATTGATCGGCGGAACGGCGCTGAGCGATAGTTTGGGAATGTCGGCCAGCGTCAAAGACGCGCCTGTCAAGGCGCTGACCGTCGCCGGACTGATGATCGGCATGCTAGTCGCGATTGCGATCAACTGGCTGGAAATGTCGAACGTACAGTTGATTGTCACCGCGCAAGCGTTGACGGTCATCGGCGTGCCGCTGTTGGCGTTCGCGATGCTCTTTTTGTCGATTCAACTAAAACCATCACGTCTGAAAGTGGCCGCCTGCTGCATCGCCACGGCGTCGCTGATCTTGGCGATTCTCTTGTCTGGCCGAATGTTGATGTCGCTGATTCAACGGATGATGGGGTAG
- a CDS encoding DUF1559 domain-containing protein, which translates to MKRQRGFTLVELLVVIAIIGVLIALLLPAVQQAREAARRMQCSNNLKQLSLSFHNYHDTYGKFMPGGLDANINYPLGWVPRLFPFFEQGARYDAMDALYASYMMNRSPYRSHNQTNPIFGPVPSLSCPSSPLGDTASDHPITTNFPHTQVQGALHYRANAGSFDVDFHAPADSSRDGYVSSGVVYPESKVRFGDIIDGTTNTLLLGESSSTKGWTTSRAQGFGGIKPWVWGFYRYNATDWLMIDHKMVQFPINYSGSFTTNNTPFTSYHPGGAMFANCDGSVIFLPETISLDTFKTLATRKNGEVISGL; encoded by the coding sequence ATGAAACGTCAACGCGGATTTACCCTGGTTGAACTTCTGGTCGTCATCGCGATCATCGGCGTCTTGATCGCACTGCTGCTGCCGGCCGTGCAACAAGCCCGCGAAGCGGCGCGCCGGATGCAGTGCAGCAATAATTTGAAACAACTCAGCTTGTCATTTCACAACTATCATGACACCTACGGCAAATTCATGCCGGGCGGTTTAGACGCCAATATCAACTATCCCTTGGGGTGGGTTCCGCGGTTGTTTCCCTTCTTTGAGCAGGGAGCCCGCTATGATGCGATGGATGCGCTTTACGCCAGCTATATGATGAACCGCAGTCCGTATCGGAGCCATAATCAAACGAATCCTATCTTCGGTCCCGTTCCTTCCCTTTCGTGCCCGTCGTCGCCGCTGGGCGATACGGCGTCCGATCATCCGATTACGACCAATTTTCCTCATACTCAAGTCCAAGGCGCGTTGCACTATCGCGCCAATGCTGGTTCGTTCGATGTTGATTTTCACGCGCCTGCCGATTCGTCGCGCGATGGTTATGTCTCTTCTGGCGTCGTCTATCCGGAAAGCAAGGTTCGATTTGGCGATATCATCGATGGCACGACCAATACGCTCTTGCTGGGCGAATCGTCAAGTACGAAGGGATGGACGACGTCACGTGCGCAAGGCTTTGGCGGCATCAAGCCCTGGGTCTGGGGATTTTATCGCTACAACGCGACCGATTGGCTGATGATCGACCACAAGATGGTGCAATTTCCGATCAACTACTCTGGTTCATTCACGACTAATAATACTCCGTTTACTAGCTATCATCCTGGGGGAGCGATGTTCGCCAACTGCGATGGCAGCGTGATTTTTCTGCCGGAAACGATCAGCCTCGATACGTTCAAAACGCTGGCTACTCGCAAGAATGGGGAAGTGATTTCAGGGCTTTAG
- a CDS encoding DUF1559 domain-containing protein, with the protein MKRTHGFTLVELLVVIAIIGVLIALLLPAVQQAREAARRLQCSNNMKQLGLALHNYHDTYGRFMSGGWDIDGIAGYSMGWVPRLFPFMEQGARWDAMESLNNNYVITRSPFRYHDQDNPIFGAVPGIWCSSSAIGEVASDQTTTSSLPYQDIQGSLHYRGCSGSIDVDYQAGSSSGREYSASGVIYPKSQTRIGDILDGTSNTILLGETSSAEGWSASSPNIVSGLTGLKPWVLGFYRYSSTSWLTIDHKTIQFPINYQGQFGYNLTPYASYHPGGAMFAKCDGSVSFFAETMSLDTLKYYGTRKNGEVISGQ; encoded by the coding sequence ATGAAACGAACTCACGGTTTTACGCTGGTCGAACTGTTGGTTGTCATCGCGATCATCGGCGTCTTGATCGCACTGCTGTTGCCGGCAGTGCAGCAAGCGCGCGAAGCGGCGCGGCGGTTGCAGTGCAGCAATAACATGAAGCAATTGGGGCTGGCGCTGCACAACTATCACGACACCTACGGCCGATTCATGTCAGGCGGTTGGGATATTGATGGGATCGCCGGCTATTCGATGGGATGGGTTCCGCGTCTGTTTCCGTTTATGGAGCAAGGGGCTCGTTGGGACGCGATGGAGTCGCTGAACAATAACTACGTGATTACTCGCAGTCCGTTCCGATATCATGACCAAGATAATCCTATCTTTGGCGCGGTCCCGGGGATTTGGTGTTCTTCGTCTGCGATCGGCGAAGTCGCTTCGGACCAAACGACAACTTCGTCGCTTCCGTACCAGGACATCCAAGGTTCGCTGCACTATCGCGGCTGCTCGGGTTCGATCGATGTCGACTATCAGGCCGGTTCGTCCTCTGGAAGAGAATACAGCGCCTCGGGCGTGATCTATCCCAAAAGCCAAACTCGCATCGGGGACATCCTTGACGGGACTAGCAATACGATTTTGTTGGGCGAAACCTCCAGCGCCGAAGGTTGGTCGGCATCTAGCCCCAACATCGTTTCAGGCTTGACCGGTTTAAAGCCGTGGGTCTTGGGGTTCTATCGATACAGTTCCACATCGTGGCTGACGATCGACCATAAGACGATTCAGTTTCCGATCAACTACCAAGGGCAGTTTGGTTACAACTTGACGCCTTACGCCAGCTATCATCCCGGCGGCGCCATGTTCGCTAAGTGCGACGGCAGCGTCTCGTTTTTCGCCGAAACGATGAGCCTCGATACGTTGAAGTACTACGGAACCCGCAAGAATGGCGAGGTCATCAGCGGTCAATAA
- a CDS encoding glucosamine-6-phosphate deaminase yields the protein MNIHIFDDASHLGVAAARQGASVIRNAIAEKGCANIIVATGASQFETLAALVAEPDIDWSCVTGFHLDEYLGLSDQHPASFRRYLRERFVDQVALKEFHYVDGSDPDPHAVCDRLGQLIAQHPIDVAFVGIGENGHLAFNDPPADFETNTPYLVVELDEACRNQQAGEGWFATLDDVPTQAISMSCQQILRTKTIICSVPDERKAIAVRNTVEGPVTPEVPASILQTHAEISLFLDKASASELTASSTL from the coding sequence ATGAACATCCACATCTTTGACGACGCATCGCACCTCGGCGTCGCCGCGGCTCGCCAGGGGGCCAGCGTGATCCGAAACGCCATTGCGGAAAAGGGTTGCGCCAATATCATCGTCGCCACAGGCGCCTCCCAATTCGAGACTTTGGCCGCGCTCGTTGCAGAGCCCGATATCGACTGGAGCTGCGTAACCGGCTTTCATCTTGACGAATATCTCGGTCTGAGCGATCAGCACCCGGCCTCCTTCCGTCGCTACCTACGCGAACGGTTTGTCGATCAGGTCGCGCTCAAAGAGTTTCACTACGTTGACGGCTCGGATCCCGATCCGCACGCTGTTTGCGATCGCCTGGGGCAGCTCATCGCCCAACATCCGATCGATGTCGCTTTTGTCGGCATCGGCGAAAATGGCCATCTCGCCTTCAACGATCCGCCGGCCGATTTTGAGACCAACACGCCGTACCTGGTGGTCGAGTTAGACGAAGCCTGCCGAAATCAGCAGGCTGGCGAAGGCTGGTTCGCGACGCTCGACGATGTTCCCACACAAGCGATCAGCATGTCTTGCCAGCAGATTTTGCGCACCAAAACGATCATTTGCAGCGTGCCGGACGAGCGCAAAGCGATCGCGGTACGCAATACGGTCGAAGGTCCCGTTACTCCTGAAGTTCCGGCCTCGATATTGCAAACGCATGCGGAGATCTCCTTGTTTCTTGACAAGGCCTCCGCTTCGGAATTGACCGCCTCTTCGACTCTCTAG
- a CDS encoding N-acetylglucosamine-6-phosphate deacetylase produces the protein MPDSKFFDLQINGYYGVDFNQDDISAEDLRNACLALERDEVDGVLVTVITDDIARMAARLSRFVQLRSTDPLISKMIAGFHIEGPFISTQVGYVGAHPVEHAKEASWEEMALLLDAADGLTRIVTLAPEQDPDQDVTRRLVKQGMIVAAGHTNASIDQLDACIDAGLSVFTHLGNGCPRLMDRHDNIIQRALSRADRLNFGLIADGAHVPFFALKNYLQIAGIDRAFIVSDAISAAGCGPGLYPLGDQEVLVGEDGVPRAEDDSHLIGSATTMQRMAENLQREVGLTSVEIDRLTRMNPRRLIGAAIPAPARLAAKSNGAKNGVHPATAP, from the coding sequence ATGCCTGACTCCAAGTTCTTCGATCTGCAAATCAACGGTTACTACGGCGTCGACTTCAACCAAGACGACATCTCGGCGGAAGACCTGCGCAACGCCTGTTTGGCGTTGGAGCGTGACGAAGTCGATGGAGTGCTCGTCACGGTTATTACGGACGATATTGCTCGCATGGCGGCTCGCTTATCGCGGTTCGTTCAGTTGCGGTCCACCGATCCGTTGATCAGCAAAATGATCGCCGGTTTTCATATCGAAGGTCCGTTCATCAGCACCCAGGTCGGCTATGTCGGCGCTCATCCGGTGGAACATGCCAAAGAAGCGTCGTGGGAAGAAATGGCGCTGCTGCTGGACGCGGCGGACGGACTGACGCGGATCGTTACGCTAGCGCCAGAACAAGACCCCGATCAAGACGTGACGCGGCGCTTGGTCAAGCAAGGAATGATCGTTGCGGCAGGTCACACCAACGCATCGATCGACCAGTTGGACGCCTGTATTGACGCTGGCCTTTCGGTCTTTACGCATCTGGGAAACGGTTGCCCTCGCTTGATGGATCGACATGACAACATCATTCAACGCGCTCTCAGCCGCGCCGATCGCTTGAACTTTGGCCTGATCGCCGATGGGGCGCATGTCCCATTTTTCGCGTTGAAAAACTACTTGCAAATCGCCGGAATCGATCGGGCGTTCATCGTCTCTGATGCGATCTCCGCCGCCGGTTGCGGCCCGGGACTCTATCCGCTGGGAGATCAAGAAGTGCTGGTCGGCGAAGATGGAGTTCCTCGCGCTGAAGATGACAGCCACTTAATCGGCTCGGCGACAACCATGCAACGCATGGCCGAAAACCTACAACGCGAGGTCGGCCTGACCTCGGTCGAAATTGACCGTTTGACCCGCATGAATCCGCGTCGCCTAATCGGCGCCGCTATTCCAGCGCCAGCACGCTTAGCAGCCAAAAGCAACGGCGCCAAAAACGGAGTCCATCCGGCGACCGCTCCGTAA
- a CDS encoding DUF1254 domain-containing protein, with translation MLHPKLLWKCSFFAVVAMLSYIPCAFSQDHAADLTNAKLHGDEVIKTPIGKIELINSYFNDDASQRLFDELDYQRACQAYLWSTPLVSITTWRDNQGKAYDVENETDFVVLRSLIEKRGIVTGNLTTPYIFNFSNLKKGPIQIDYPAGQTAGGVLDFWMRPVCDLGLTGPDQGQGAMYVIVGPEEDPSKFQQEGVHVFQSATNNVLVGIRILDPDPKYYQTYKSQYQMGRVGVQLKPCRYIEDKNVEWSATAPRGLAYWEKLSNVINEEPVREINKPWMAMLQPLGIEKGKPFAPNERQKQILKKGVAMGELMTRNIQVNPRYSKPYWDGAHWYKSFDFQVEQETENIQQIDERATWFYEAVAATKGMVAPTPGKGQVYMTTKRDRDGNFLRADKTYRLHVPAEVPVAQFWSVTLYSENTRRPYDNGGTELRDDTLGSRSEGLKKNDDGSVDLYIGPQAPQGWESNHMKTVGDDGWFVYFRLYAPTEPFFDKSFKLQDFEVVE, from the coding sequence ATGCTTCACCCCAAATTGCTTTGGAAATGCAGTTTTTTTGCGGTCGTCGCCATGCTGAGTTACATCCCCTGCGCCTTCAGCCAAGACCATGCCGCCGACCTGACCAACGCCAAACTCCATGGCGACGAAGTGATCAAGACTCCGATCGGAAAGATCGAACTGATCAACAGTTATTTCAACGACGATGCGTCGCAGCGACTGTTTGATGAACTTGACTACCAACGTGCCTGCCAAGCTTATCTCTGGTCGACTCCGCTGGTCAGCATCACAACTTGGCGCGACAACCAAGGCAAAGCTTACGATGTCGAGAATGAAACGGACTTTGTCGTCCTGCGGTCACTCATCGAGAAGCGCGGGATCGTCACCGGCAATCTGACGACCCCTTACATTTTTAACTTCTCGAACTTGAAAAAAGGGCCGATCCAAATTGATTACCCTGCGGGGCAAACCGCCGGAGGCGTGCTCGATTTCTGGATGCGTCCCGTTTGCGATCTCGGCTTGACGGGCCCCGACCAGGGCCAGGGCGCGATGTACGTTATCGTGGGACCAGAAGAAGATCCGAGCAAGTTCCAGCAAGAAGGGGTTCACGTCTTTCAAAGTGCGACCAACAACGTGCTGGTCGGCATACGCATTCTCGATCCCGATCCCAAGTACTACCAAACCTACAAGTCCCAATACCAAATGGGCCGAGTTGGCGTCCAACTCAAGCCTTGCCGCTATATCGAAGACAAGAATGTAGAGTGGAGCGCCACCGCGCCACGGGGTTTAGCGTATTGGGAAAAACTATCCAACGTCATCAATGAAGAACCGGTGCGCGAAATCAATAAGCCTTGGATGGCCATGCTCCAGCCGCTCGGGATCGAAAAAGGAAAACCGTTCGCGCCCAACGAACGACAAAAACAGATCCTGAAAAAGGGAGTAGCGATGGGCGAATTGATGACGCGCAACATTCAAGTGAATCCTCGCTATTCCAAGCCTTACTGGGACGGGGCCCACTGGTACAAGAGCTTCGACTTCCAAGTTGAACAAGAGACCGAAAATATTCAACAGATCGACGAGCGAGCGACCTGGTTTTATGAAGCAGTCGCAGCCACCAAAGGAATGGTCGCCCCTACGCCCGGCAAAGGTCAAGTTTACATGACCACCAAGCGTGACCGTGACGGCAACTTCTTGCGAGCCGATAAGACCTATCGGTTGCACGTCCCGGCAGAAGTGCCCGTCGCTCAGTTCTGGTCGGTCACGCTCTATAGCGAGAATACGCGTCGCCCCTATGACAACGGTGGAACCGAATTACGAGACGACACCCTCGGCAGCCGATCAGAAGGTCTGAAAAAGAATGATGACGGCAGCGTTGATCTCTACATTGGCCCGCAGGCGCCTCAAGGCTGGGAAAGCAACCACATGAAGACGGTCGGTGACGACGGCTGGTTTGTCTACTTTCGCCTGTATGCTCCCACAGAACCTTTCTTTGACAAGTCGTTCAAACTGCAGGACTTTGAAGTGGTGGAGTAA
- a CDS encoding DUF1254 domain-containing protein, producing MINQSIAILFAMGLSAALTFPVNAQSRFDELANLPFEKNRPTASTAERLKQELLFQRATQTYIWAMPLLNTMGMRDGFKESFGTGYNVMAIWTKRLDARTRITTPNSDLIYGMVFVNVGETGPLVFEAPPKLQGILLDFWQRPIPVDGGKYFGDLGLPGPDEGKGGKFLILPPGYEGDVPEGYYVYRSGTNNVFIFLRSFYQSLDDIRPAVDVLQQSVLYPLGKKKEAKLMVFKDASETGHEMLPRTDFTAFEQLKWLVDSEGANLASPDWLGMLAGMGIVKGEPFNPDAATKEILGNAAKTGYETTRVLGMEAMLGDADFRVYEDRQWLNPVNNLSSRWPNAFVDLSWTDSKHGYRNLDARAWFFTDYYSISPGMVSMTPGKGAFYMIAFKDAEGEWLNGEKSYKLHLPPNIPADLFWSVTLYEAENASGLANGQPFPSLGKLNNPAQQDDGGTILHLGPKSPKGADRNWLATVPGRGYFVILRLYVPQKAAIDGSWKPGDIEQSN from the coding sequence ATGATCAACCAATCAATCGCCATCCTATTCGCAATGGGTCTGAGCGCTGCTTTGACCTTTCCTGTAAACGCGCAATCTCGATTTGACGAGTTGGCGAATCTTCCCTTCGAGAAAAACCGCCCCACCGCGAGTACGGCGGAGAGACTGAAGCAGGAACTCCTCTTTCAACGCGCTACGCAGACGTACATCTGGGCGATGCCGCTGCTCAATACGATGGGCATGCGAGACGGCTTCAAAGAATCGTTTGGAACCGGGTACAACGTCATGGCGATCTGGACGAAACGCCTTGACGCTCGGACGCGCATCACCACGCCTAACTCCGATCTCATCTACGGCATGGTTTTTGTCAATGTCGGTGAAACAGGACCGCTGGTATTTGAAGCGCCCCCCAAACTACAAGGGATTCTCCTCGACTTTTGGCAGCGGCCGATCCCCGTGGATGGTGGAAAATACTTTGGCGATCTTGGTTTGCCGGGACCTGATGAAGGTAAGGGCGGGAAATTCTTAATCCTCCCCCCCGGCTACGAAGGTGATGTGCCTGAGGGGTACTACGTCTATCGTTCTGGCACGAACAACGTTTTCATCTTCTTGCGTTCGTTCTACCAGTCTCTTGACGACATTCGTCCCGCCGTCGATGTGCTTCAACAATCGGTGCTCTATCCATTGGGGAAGAAGAAGGAGGCGAAGCTAATGGTGTTTAAAGACGCCTCGGAAACGGGACATGAGATGTTGCCGCGGACCGATTTCACCGCCTTCGAGCAACTGAAATGGCTTGTCGACTCGGAGGGAGCCAATCTCGCGAGCCCCGATTGGCTAGGAATGCTGGCCGGAATGGGCATTGTCAAAGGAGAACCTTTCAATCCAGACGCCGCTACGAAAGAGATTCTCGGAAACGCCGCCAAGACCGGTTACGAGACCACGCGCGTCCTCGGCATGGAAGCAATGCTGGGAGACGCCGACTTTCGCGTCTACGAAGATCGACAATGGCTCAACCCCGTCAATAATCTGTCCTCTCGCTGGCCCAACGCTTTCGTCGACCTGAGTTGGACTGATAGCAAGCATGGCTATCGCAACCTTGACGCGCGAGCCTGGTTCTTCACCGACTATTATTCGATCAGCCCCGGCATGGTCTCTATGACGCCCGGCAAGGGAGCGTTCTATATGATCGCTTTTAAGGACGCGGAAGGTGAATGGCTCAACGGAGAAAAGAGCTACAAGCTCCACCTTCCTCCCAATATCCCGGCGGATCTCTTCTGGTCGGTGACGCTTTACGAAGCCGAAAACGCTTCCGGCCTCGCCAACGGTCAACCGTTCCCTTCGCTCGGCAAGCTCAACAACCCGGCGCAACAAGACGACGGCGGAACCATCCTGCACCTAGGGCCCAAGTCCCCGAAAGGAGCTGATCGCAATTGGTTGGCTACGGTCCCGGGACGCGGATATTTTGTCATATTGCGACTCTACGTGCCCCAGAAAGCTGCGATCGACGGCAGTTGGAAACCGGGAGACATTGAGCAGAGCAACTAA
- a CDS encoding LacI family DNA-binding transcriptional regulator — translation MRNHSRPVIARRCRQRALASIGKLKCMAEEERKVRLVDIANQAGVSRAAVGHILNNSGVDSVRVSEATRQKVLKIAEDLDYRPNRAAQRLRGMPTKIIGVVLDTVNLAVFSARLSAIEAEAHTRGYRLMIGQAHHDPAEIKTYLDDFADHGMDAILCMFDVMQDIRPKLKKVFRERNHIILHSSPILKTQPCVRVETSSAIEQLVDHLADRGRKRVAIQLWSPSDQLMAIRCEAWKANVKRRKLATGESLIWTNPEATQKPSRDAIDDCIQKLVVKNKADAIIASNDEWAVRIMQGLHRHGYSVPEDLAITGYDNLDIADVIEPGLTTIDQCHAAYAKAALDLVEESLQGEIPASKRVRVIRPELIVREST, via the coding sequence TTGCGAAATCACTCGCGGCCCGTAATCGCTCGACGATGTCGTCAACGTGCGCTGGCCAGCATTGGCAAGTTGAAGTGCATGGCCGAAGAAGAACGAAAAGTTCGACTCGTAGATATCGCCAACCAAGCAGGCGTTTCCCGCGCAGCGGTCGGACATATTCTAAATAACTCAGGCGTCGATAGCGTTCGCGTGTCGGAAGCGACTCGACAAAAAGTGTTGAAGATCGCCGAGGATCTTGACTATCGGCCGAATCGCGCCGCACAGCGCCTGCGTGGAATGCCGACAAAAATCATCGGCGTAGTGCTGGATACTGTCAACTTGGCTGTCTTTTCGGCGCGTCTGTCGGCGATCGAGGCCGAAGCCCATACTCGCGGCTATCGTTTGATGATCGGCCAGGCGCATCATGATCCGGCCGAAATCAAAACCTATCTCGATGATTTCGCCGATCACGGCATGGACGCGATCTTGTGCATGTTTGACGTGATGCAAGACATCCGGCCGAAGCTGAAAAAAGTTTTCCGCGAGCGCAATCACATTATCCTACACTCGTCGCCGATTCTGAAAACGCAGCCCTGCGTGCGGGTCGAAACTTCGTCGGCCATTGAGCAGTTGGTCGATCATCTGGCCGATCGTGGCCGGAAACGGGTCGCGATTCAATTGTGGTCGCCTTCGGATCAGCTAATGGCCATTCGCTGTGAAGCCTGGAAGGCGAACGTCAAGCGCCGCAAGCTGGCGACCGGCGAGTCTCTGATTTGGACCAATCCCGAAGCGACGCAAAAACCGTCTCGCGATGCGATTGACGATTGCATTCAAAAGTTGGTCGTCAAAAACAAAGCCGATGCGATCATCGCGTCGAATGACGAATGGGCGGTGCGGATCATGCAAGGATTACACCGCCATGGGTACTCGGTGCCAGAAGACTTGGCCATTACCGGATATGACAACCTGGATATCGCCGACGTGATCGAACCCGGTCTGACCACGATCGATCAGTGTCACGCCGCCTACGCCAAGGCGGCGCTCGACCTGGTCGAAGAGTCGCTGCAGGGAGAAATCCCCGCGTCCAAGCGAGTCCGCGTGATTCGACCCGAGTTGATCGTGCGCGAGTCGACCTAA
- a CDS encoding Gfo/Idh/MocA family protein, with translation MVSVNRRQFLAAASAAAVTSMTSNVRSAEANDELRVVVIGVNSIGNTHLNGFPKIPGVKVVGACDVDSAVLGKRTEEFDKKFGYGLKKYDDLRRVYDDPDVDAVVLGVPNHWHGLGTVWGCQAGKDVYTEKPCSHNIWEAGQMEKAAEKYDRIVQVGIQRRSFKHLQDFFQEVHQGALGKLKSVKGLYLSRRESIGRPSTAPQPPSTVNHDLWCGPGSTKLQRAKYHYDWHWFWDYGNAELGNNGPHILDLCRWAVGAEEFPTSVSSVGGRYAWDDNGQTPNTHLLRYEYARAPITFEIRDLPTATGKRDTCKYMGLGYGIVIEGEDATYLGFDTGKVVDPDGKTIREITGDTGSDGGRQLHRENFVKAVRSRKTSDLNCPVRAGHLSTALCHLGNISHLTGESLPLASLQERVQDQPLMADAATRMTEHLAANGIDLDSAAVQMGRTLAIDPKTEKFPNEEAANRLLRREYRAPYIVPEQV, from the coding sequence ATGGTATCCGTTAATCGTCGCCAATTTTTGGCCGCCGCTTCTGCGGCCGCTGTTACTTCGATGACGTCGAACGTTCGATCCGCCGAAGCCAATGACGAACTACGAGTCGTCGTGATCGGCGTCAATAGTATCGGCAATACGCATTTAAACGGCTTTCCAAAAATTCCCGGCGTCAAGGTGGTCGGCGCGTGCGATGTCGATAGCGCGGTATTAGGAAAGCGAACGGAAGAGTTTGATAAGAAGTTTGGCTATGGCCTGAAAAAGTATGACGACTTGCGCCGCGTCTATGACGATCCCGATGTTGACGCCGTCGTGCTTGGCGTGCCGAATCATTGGCACGGTCTGGGGACGGTCTGGGGCTGTCAGGCCGGCAAAGACGTCTATACCGAGAAACCTTGCTCGCACAACATTTGGGAAGCGGGCCAAATGGAGAAGGCGGCTGAGAAATATGATCGGATCGTGCAGGTCGGTATTCAGCGGCGCAGCTTCAAGCACTTGCAAGACTTCTTCCAAGAGGTGCATCAAGGGGCGCTGGGCAAGTTGAAAAGCGTGAAGGGGCTCTACCTTTCTCGTCGCGAGTCGATTGGTCGACCGTCCACCGCTCCTCAACCGCCGTCGACGGTCAATCACGATTTGTGGTGCGGCCCTGGTTCAACTAAGCTGCAGCGCGCCAAGTATCACTATGATTGGCACTGGTTTTGGGATTACGGCAACGCCGAACTGGGGAACAACGGGCCCCATATCCTGGATCTCTGCCGCTGGGCCGTTGGCGCCGAAGAATTTCCGACCAGCGTTTCGAGCGTCGGCGGACGGTACGCGTGGGATGACAATGGCCAAACGCCGAACACGCACTTGCTGCGGTACGAGTACGCCAGAGCCCCGATTACCTTCGAGATTCGCGATCTGCCGACCGCGACCGGCAAGCGAGACACCTGCAAGTATATGGGGCTCGGCTATGGGATCGTCATCGAAGGCGAAGATGCGACTTATCTCGGTTTTGACACCGGCAAAGTAGTCGATCCTGATGGTAAAACGATTCGCGAAATCACAGGCGACACCGGAAGTGACGGCGGGCGTCAGCTGCATCGTGAAAACTTCGTGAAAGCGGTTCGCTCCCGGAAAACAAGCGATTTAAATTGCCCAGTCCGAGCGGGACACCTTTCGACGGCGCTTTGCCATTTAGGGAATATCTCGCATTTGACCGGCGAGTCGCTTCCGCTCGCTTCGCTGCAAGAACGAGTGCAGGATCAACCGTTGATGGCCGACGCCGCGACGCGGATGACCGAGCACTTGGCCGCCAACGGCATCGATCTTGACTCGGCGGCGGTGCAAATGGGGCGGACATTGGCGATTGATCCGAAAACGGAGAAGTTTCCTAACGAAGAGGCCGCCAACCGATTGCTACGTCGCGAATATCGGGCGCCCTACATCGTTCCAGAGCAAGTTTAA